The window GATCGGCGAGCACAGTGATCGCGATCGCGACGGCCAGGCTGCTGAACAACAGCACCGTCAGCGTCGTGCCCGGCCCCGATACCGCGAGCCCGACGAGCACCTGCCCGCCGAACAGCACCGCGACGACGGCCGTGCCGACGAAGGAACGCAGCATGTCCCTGCGCAGCGCCTGACCCTCGTCGAACGCGTCGCCGATCGCGACGGCGACACCGAGCAGGGCCACGTCGAATCCGGTCGACGCGAGCGCGAGCCAGCTGGGCACCAACCCGAGCGGAATGACCAGGATCGCGTTGCCGAGTGCGAAGAACAGGGTCGCGATCACGATGAACCCGACGACCGGGCGGGGCTGCGAGTGCCGCACCACCGCGTGGATCATCGCTCCGACCGCCGGCACCGACACCGCCGCGAACAGCACCCAGTGCCCGAGCCGCAGCGGCCCCTCGACCCCGCCGGCCATCGCGGCGCCCACGACGGCGACGCCGGCCGCGGCGGCCACCAGCCCGGCCGGCCCTGCGCGACCACGCCACGTGTCGCGCGGCCTGCTCATCTCGAGCAGGACGGCGAACCACGCGATACCCGGGACCGCGACGAGATAGATCTCGATGCGGCTGAGCACCTCGGACCCGCTGACCACCCGGACCGCGTCCAGCGCGACCACCAGTGAGAATCCGGTCAGGCCGATCGCGGCGAGCACCAGCATGGGTTTGCGCGGGTCACGCGCGAGCAGATACAGCCCCAACCACCAGCTCAGTGCGAAGACCACCGCGGAGAGCGCAACCATGGCCGGCGTTCCTTACCGCCCGTAGCGTCGGTGCCGGGCGCTGTAGTCGCGCAGCGCACGCAGGAAGTCCACGCGGCGGAACTCCGGCCAGTACGCCTCGGTGAACCACATCTCCGAATATGCGCTCTGCCACAACAGGAATCCCGAGAGTCGTTGCTCACCGGAGGTGCGGATCACGAGGTCGGGATCGGGCTGGCCGGAGGTGTAGAGGTTCTCCGAGATCGCCTCGGCGGTGACGGCCTCGACGAGCTGATCACCGGTGGCCCCGTTGGCCAGCTCCTTGCTCAGCAGCGCCCGGACCGCGTCGACGATCTCCTGACGTCCGCCGTAGCCGACGGCGACGTTGACATGGAAGGCTCCGCCGTTGCCGTCGGTCGAGGACACCGCGTCACGCAGCCGGCGGGCCTGGTCCTCGCCGATCAACTCGAGATCGCCGACCGTGCGCACACTCCACTGGTTGGCGGGGGCGCAGATCTCCTCGACCACCTCGGTGATGATCTCGATCAGGCAGGACAGCTCTTCGGGTTCGCGCTGCAGGTTCTCGGTGGACAGCAGGTACACCGTGGCCATCTCGATGCCGGCCTCCCGGCACCACCGCAGCATCTCGGCGATCTTGCCGGCGCCGACGCGGTAGCCGTAGGCGA is drawn from Mycolicibacterium gilvum and contains these coding sequences:
- a CDS encoding (2Z,6E)-farnesyl diphosphate synthase; its protein translation is MDLIPRRLKEPMYRLYEMRLRQGLSVKRSELPRHIAVLCDGNRRWARETGHDDVAYGYRVGAGKIAEMLRWCREAGIEMATVYLLSTENLQREPEELSCLIEIITEVVEEICAPANQWSVRTVGDLELIGEDQARRLRDAVSSTDGNGGAFHVNVAVGYGGRQEIVDAVRALLSKELANGATGDQLVEAVTAEAISENLYTSGQPDPDLVIRTSGEQRLSGFLLWQSAYSEMWFTEAYWPEFRRVDFLRALRDYSARHRRYGR